The proteins below come from a single Aegilops tauschii subsp. strangulata cultivar AL8/78 chromosome 6, Aet v6.0, whole genome shotgun sequence genomic window:
- the LOC109766727 gene encoding protein TRI1, whose amino-acid sequence MSTAAATVFRGCRALMSPAAAAAKGGKKTASAAAAAAKGGKKPAPAAAKPKAAKKPVDPNNLRGIMRPVPVSDALRKFGGAAHISRSGVLKIVWDYIKANDLQNPLNKREIICDEKLKTIFPGRDTVHMMEVTKLLSPHFVKSI is encoded by the exons ATGTCGACGGCGGCGGCTACGGTGTTCCGCGGGTGCCGGGCCCTCATgtccccggcggcggcggcggcaaagGGGGGCAAGAAGACcgcatcggcggcggcggcggcggcgaagggggGCAAGAAGCCCGCGCCGGCGGCCGCGAAGCCCAAGGCGGCCAAGAAGCCGGTGGATCCGAACAATCTCCGCGGGATCATGCGGCCGGTGCCGGTCTCGGACGCCCTGCGCAAGTTCGGCGGCGCCGCTCACATCTCCCGCTCCGGCGTACTCAAGATCGTCTGGGACTACATCAAGGCCAACGACCTCCAG AACCCACTGAACAAGAGGGAGATCATCTGCGACGAGAAGCTCAAAACCATCTTTCCAGGGAGGGACACGGTTCATATGATGGAGGTCACCAAGCTCTTGTCCCCTCATTTCGTGAAGAGTATCTAA
- the LOC109766728 gene encoding probable pyridoxal 5'-phosphate synthase subunit PDX2: MAAVVGVLALQGSYNEHMAALRRIGAKGVEVRKAEQLLGIDSLIIPGGESTTMAKLANFHNLFPALREFVGTGKPVWGTCAGLIFLADKAVGQKTGGQELVGGLDCTVHRNFFGSQLQSFETELSVPMLAEKEGGSNTCRGVFIRAPAILEVGQDVEVLADCPVPAGRPSITITSGEGLEDQVYSKDRVIVAVRQGNILATAFHPELTSDSRWHRVFLDMDKESQAKALAALSLSASSNDADVGSKNKAPDLPIFE, translated from the exons ATGGCGGCGGTGGTCGGCGTCCTCGCGCTGCAGGGCTCCTACAACGAGCACATGGCCG CGCTGAGGAGGATCGGGGCCAAGGGGGTGGAGGTGCGGAAGGCGGAGCAGCTGCTGGGCATCGACTCGCTCATCATCCCCGGCGGCGAGAGCACCACCATGGCCAAGCTCGCCAACTTCCACAACCTC TTTCCTGCACTTCGAGAGTTTGTCGGCACAGGAAAACCCGTATGGGGAACCTGTGCTGGGCTCATCTTCCTTGCAGACAAGGCAGTAG GACAGaaaacaggaggccaggagcttGTTGGTGGACTAGATTGTACTGTCCACCGTAACTTTTTTGGTAGCCAG CTTCAAAGCTTCGAAACAGAACTATCAGTGCCAATGCTTGCAGAGAAGGAAGGAGGGAGTAATACATGCCGTGGCGTATTTATACGAGCACCTGCTATCCTAGAAGTAGGCCAGGATGTTGAAGTATTAGCCGATTGCCCTGTTCCTGCTGGCAGACCCAGCATTACAATAACATCTGGCGAGGGTTTGGAG GACCAAGTGTACTCTAAAGATCGGGTGATTGTTGCAGTACGGCAAGGGAACATCCTTGCCACCGCATTCCACCCAGAGCTAACATCAGACTCTAGATG GCATCGCGTTTTCTTGGACATGGACAAAGAATCTCAAGCAAAGGCCTTGGCTGCGCTATCGCTCTCTGCATCTTCAAACGATGCAGATGTTGGGTCGAAGAATAAGGCTCCTGATCTACCCATTTTCGAGTAG